One stretch of Callospermophilus lateralis isolate mCalLat2 chromosome 11, mCalLat2.hap1, whole genome shotgun sequence DNA includes these proteins:
- the Znf830 gene encoding zinc finger protein 830 has translation MASSASTRPPAGKRVVNQEELRRLMKEKQRLSTNRKRIESPFAKYNRLGQLSCALCNTPVKSELLWQTHVLGKQHREKVAELKGAKGAAQGPSANAASLSVKRKASDADNQDAKRAKASVPQVQPSTSALSTNFDKTGKESARSTPSKPSGLGLLPDYEDEEEEEEEEEEEEGGGEGKRGDSKLPPSTHGKEHSLSSSREATSSVLPNDSFNTNPPKAPLIPHSGSIEKAEIHEKVVERRENTAEALPEGFFDDPEVDAKVRKVDAPKDQMDKEWDEFQKAMRQVNTISEAIVAEEDEEGRLDRQIGEIDEQIECYRRVEKLRNRQDEIKNKLKEVLTIKELQKKEEENADSDDEGELQDLLSQDWRVKGALL, from the coding sequence ATGGCGTCCTCCGCCTCCACTCGGCCTCCGGCCGGGAAGCGAGTAGTAAATCAAGAAGAACTCAGACGATTGATGAAGGAGAAGCAGCGTCTGAGCACTAACCGGAAAAGGATAGAATCTCCGTTCGCGAAGTACAACCGCTTGGGGCAGTTGAGCTGTGCCCTTTGTAACACTCCGGTAAAGAGCGAGCTCCTGTGGCAGACTCACGTCTTGGGAAAGCAGCACCGAGAGAAAGTGGCCGAGCTGAAAGGCGCGAAGGGAGCCGCCCAGGGTCCATCTGCAAACGCTGCGTCTCTTTCCGTCAAAAGGAAAGCGTCGGATGCGGATAATCAAGACGCCAAGAGAGCGAAGGCCTCGGTTCCTCAGGTACAGCCCTCCACGTCCGCTTTGTCCACTAACTTTGACAAAACAGGAAAAGAGTCCGCTAGATCGACACCAAGTAAACCTTCCGGACTCGGTTTACTCCCTGATTatgaagatgaggaggaggaggaggaggaggaggaggaagaggagggaggcGGAGAAGGAAAAAGAGGAGATAGCAAGCTGCCACCTAGCACACACGGCAAAGaacactcactttcttcctcgcgGGAAGCAACAAGTAGTGTGCTACCAAACGATTCCTTTAATACCAATCCTCCCAAGGCCCCCTTAATTCCTCATTCAGGGTCAATTGAGAAAGcagaaatacatgaaaaagtgGTGGAAAGGAGAGAGAACACCGCGGAAGCATTACCGGAAGGATTTTTTGACGACCCTGAAGTAGATGCAAAGGTACGAAAGGTTGATGCTCCAAAGGATCAAATGGACAAAGAGTGGGACGAATTTCAAAAAGCCATGAGGCAGGTCAACACTATTTCCGAAGCTATAGTCGCTGAAGAGGATGAGGAGGGACGGTTGGACCGCCAGATTGGGGAGATTGATGAGCAGATAGAATGTTACCGTCGGGTGGAAAAGCTTCGGAATCGCCAGGATGagattaaaaataaacttaaagagGTTTTGACTATAAAAGAACTGCaaaaaaaggaagaggagaaTGCTGACAGCGACGATGAGGGAGAACTACAGGATTTGTTATCTCAGGATTGGAGGGTGAAAGGGGCTTTGTTATAA